A genomic segment from Amycolatopsis camponoti encodes:
- a CDS encoding 4a-hydroxytetrahydrobiopterin dehydratase, producing MTEILSDSEADERLSADWTRSGKVISREVELASFPQAIEVVDRVAVLAEAADHHPDIDIRWRTLTFRLSTHSAGGLTEKDFSLAAEIDEVLSSL from the coding sequence ATGACGGAAATCTTGAGCGACTCCGAGGCTGACGAACGCTTGAGCGCGGACTGGACCAGGTCCGGGAAGGTCATCTCCCGCGAGGTGGAGCTGGCGAGCTTCCCGCAGGCGATCGAGGTGGTGGACCGCGTCGCGGTGCTGGCCGAGGCGGCCGACCACCACCCCGACATCGACATCCGCTGGCGCACGCTGACGTTCCGGCTCTCGACGCATTCGGCGGGCGGCTTGACGGAGAAGGACTTCTCGCTGGCGGCCGAGATCGACGAGGTGCTTTCTTCTCTGTGA
- a CDS encoding thiamine ABC transporter substrate-binding protein: MKSRAVRAATAIAAVSAVAAGCSLSDGDGGTQQTPTVTLVTHDSFLAPQEVLDAFQKQSGIKVSVLKQGDAGSLTNKLVLTKANPIGDVAYGVDSTFASRALKEGVFEPYTSPEADRGPQRYAVDPEHRLSAVDVGDVCVNVDTNYFTSKGIPAPASYDDLADPKYKDLLVAEDPATASPGLAFLLGTIAKYGESGWKDYWTKLKANGVKVVSGWEEAYTKDFSGSSGKGPRPIVVSYASSPAAEVGDDGKPRTKALLDTCYRQVEYAGVLANGKQAENARKVVDFLLSQQFQATVAANMYVYPARQGVDLPAGWAQVAPLPQKPQALTADQVQAGREKWIGEWRSLVQ, encoded by the coding sequence ATGAAAAGCAGGGCTGTGCGCGCCGCGACGGCCATCGCCGCCGTCAGCGCCGTCGCCGCTGGGTGCTCGCTGTCGGACGGTGACGGTGGCACGCAGCAGACGCCCACCGTCACCCTCGTGACGCACGACTCCTTCCTGGCTCCGCAGGAGGTGCTCGACGCCTTCCAGAAGCAGTCGGGCATCAAGGTCTCCGTGCTGAAGCAGGGCGACGCCGGCTCGCTGACCAACAAGCTCGTGCTGACGAAGGCCAACCCGATCGGCGACGTCGCGTACGGCGTCGACTCGACCTTCGCTTCGCGCGCGCTCAAGGAAGGCGTCTTCGAGCCATACACCAGCCCGGAGGCCGATCGTGGGCCGCAGCGCTACGCCGTCGACCCCGAGCACCGGCTGTCCGCCGTCGACGTCGGTGACGTGTGCGTCAACGTCGACACGAACTACTTCACGAGCAAGGGCATCCCGGCGCCGGCGTCGTACGACGACCTGGCCGACCCGAAGTACAAGGACCTGCTGGTCGCCGAGGACCCGGCGACGGCCTCGCCCGGCCTCGCGTTCCTCCTCGGCACCATCGCGAAGTACGGCGAGTCCGGCTGGAAGGACTACTGGACGAAGCTGAAGGCCAACGGCGTCAAGGTGGTCAGCGGCTGGGAAGAGGCCTACACCAAGGACTTCTCCGGCTCGTCCGGCAAGGGACCGCGGCCGATCGTCGTCTCGTACGCGTCTTCGCCGGCCGCGGAGGTCGGCGACGACGGCAAGCCGCGCACCAAGGCACTGCTCGACACCTGCTACCGGCAGGTCGAGTACGCCGGGGTGCTGGCGAACGGCAAGCAGGCCGAGAACGCGCGCAAGGTCGTCGACTTCCTGCTCTCCCAGCAGTTCCAGGCGACGGTCGCGGCCAACATGTACGTCTACCCGGCGCGCCAGGGCGTCGACCTGCCCGCGGGCTGGGCGCAGGTCGCGCCGCTGCCGCAGAAGCCGCAGGCGCTGACGGCGGACCAGGTCCAGGCCGGGCGCGAGAAGTGGATCGGCGAATGGCGCTCGCTCGTGCAGTGA
- a CDS encoding ABC transporter permease, whose translation MAPIGFLVVFFAWPVLAIIGRGFADGGLDVVLGDARTWQLAGFTVASAAASTLVAIVAGLPVAFLLARVKLPGAGLARTLVLVPFVLPTVVVGLAFRALWPDGGVLPIVLANAFFNVAVVARTVAGLWARLDSRTTDAARALGASPWRAFRSVTLPALAPAIASAAAVVFLFCATSFGVVLILGGAKYRTLETEIYLRTVDLLDLSGAAALSLIQFAAVVAALVLGGLARRRKDGARIGAAKTRRPRGGEWPVVGAAGVVLALLLTPIVALLVESVSTPDGWSFAGYRALTSTGEKGALQVSGWDAALNSLKVAIDATLLAMVVGVLASVVLVALRRSPAKAARGLGETMDAVLMLPLGVSAVTVGFGYLVTLDALPGDLRTSPYLVPLAQALVIIPLIVRMVLPVLRSVDVRLRQAASTLGASPLRVWREIDLPLTLRPLVAAAGFGFVVALGEFGATSFLARPTAPTLPVAIASLMGRPGELNNQMAYAACALLMLVTVLAVALIDRLGRGRVGEF comes from the coding sequence CTGGCTCCGATCGGGTTCCTGGTGGTGTTCTTCGCGTGGCCGGTGCTGGCGATCATCGGCCGCGGGTTCGCCGACGGCGGCCTCGACGTCGTCCTCGGTGACGCGCGGACGTGGCAGCTGGCCGGCTTCACCGTGGCGAGCGCGGCGGCGTCGACGCTGGTGGCGATCGTCGCCGGGCTGCCGGTGGCGTTCCTGCTCGCGCGGGTGAAGCTGCCCGGCGCCGGCCTCGCGCGGACGCTGGTGCTGGTGCCGTTCGTGCTGCCGACCGTCGTCGTCGGCCTGGCGTTCCGGGCGCTGTGGCCGGACGGCGGGGTGCTGCCGATCGTGCTGGCCAACGCCTTCTTCAACGTCGCCGTCGTCGCGCGGACCGTCGCCGGGCTCTGGGCGCGGCTGGATTCGCGCACGACCGACGCCGCCCGCGCGCTGGGCGCGTCCCCGTGGCGGGCGTTCCGCTCGGTGACGCTGCCCGCGCTGGCGCCGGCGATCGCGTCCGCGGCGGCTGTGGTGTTCCTGTTCTGCGCCACCAGCTTCGGCGTCGTCCTCATCCTCGGCGGCGCGAAGTACCGGACGCTGGAGACCGAGATCTACCTGCGGACGGTCGACCTGCTCGATCTCTCGGGCGCGGCGGCGCTTTCGCTGATCCAGTTCGCGGCCGTGGTCGCCGCGCTCGTGCTCGGCGGGCTGGCGCGGCGGCGCAAGGACGGCGCCCGGATCGGCGCCGCGAAAACACGACGTCCTCGCGGCGGAGAATGGCCGGTGGTCGGCGCCGCGGGCGTCGTGCTGGCCCTGCTGCTGACGCCGATCGTCGCGCTGCTCGTCGAATCGGTGTCCACTCCCGACGGCTGGAGCTTCGCCGGTTATCGAGCGTTAACGAGCACCGGGGAGAAGGGTGCGCTGCAGGTTTCCGGCTGGGACGCGGCGCTGAACTCGCTGAAGGTGGCCATCGACGCGACGCTGCTCGCGATGGTCGTCGGCGTGCTCGCGTCCGTGGTGCTGGTGGCGCTGCGGCGCTCGCCCGCGAAAGCCGCGCGCGGCCTCGGCGAGACCATGGACGCTGTGCTGATGCTGCCGCTCGGGGTGTCCGCGGTGACCGTCGGGTTCGGTTACCTGGTCACGCTCGACGCGCTGCCCGGCGACCTCCGGACGTCGCCTTACCTTGTACCACTGGCCCAGGCGCTGGTGATCATCCCGCTGATCGTGCGGATGGTGCTGCCGGTGCTGCGCTCGGTCGATGTCCGATTGCGGCAGGCCGCGTCGACGCTCGGCGCGAGCCCGCTGCGGGTGTGGCGCGAGATCGACCTGCCGCTGACGCTGCGGCCGCTGGTCGCGGCGGCCGGGTTCGGGTTCGTCGTGGCGCTCGGCGAGTTCGGCGCGACGAGCTTCCTCGCGCGGCCGACGGCGCCGACGCTGCCGGTCGCGATCGCGTCGTTGATGGGACGCCCCGGGGAGCTGAACAACCAGATGGCGTACGCGGCGTGCGCGCTGTTGATGCTCGTGACAGTGCTGGCGGTCGCGCTGATCGACCGGTTGGGACGCGGCCGGGTGGGAGAGTTCTGA
- a CDS encoding ABC transporter ATP-binding protein: MALSVRDLTVHYGSFAAVRDVRLEIADGEVLALLGPSGSGKSTLLRAITGLEPSARGSVSWDGDDLGAVPVHRRGFGLVFQDGQLFGHRDVAANIAFGLRMHGVPRSSWGARVAELLALVGLSGFERRRVTELSGGQAQRVALARALAPKPRLLLLDEPLSGLDAGLREQLAIDLADLLRRSKITALLVTHDQEEAFTLADRVAVLDAGEVRQEGAVRRVWRNPADDDVARFLGVTTFADGVVAGGVAHTTLGDVALPDVVDGPVRLGLRPHALRVAAEGVPGEVVAAVHRREHVRLVVKLAESTVDAIAPAASDLRAGDAVKLEFDPDGVALVGQLSNSDLRRAR; the protein is encoded by the coding sequence ATGGCGCTTTCGGTGCGGGACCTGACCGTCCACTACGGATCGTTCGCGGCGGTCCGCGACGTCCGCCTGGAAATCGCCGACGGCGAAGTGCTGGCGCTGCTCGGCCCGTCGGGCTCGGGGAAGTCGACGCTGCTGCGCGCGATCACCGGGCTCGAGCCGTCGGCGCGCGGCTCGGTGAGCTGGGACGGCGACGACCTCGGCGCGGTGCCGGTGCACCGGCGCGGGTTCGGTCTGGTGTTCCAGGACGGGCAGCTGTTCGGCCACCGCGACGTCGCCGCGAACATCGCGTTCGGCCTGCGGATGCACGGCGTACCGCGGTCTTCGTGGGGTGCGCGGGTCGCCGAGCTGCTGGCGCTGGTGGGCCTCTCCGGCTTCGAACGGCGGCGCGTCACGGAGCTGTCCGGCGGGCAGGCCCAGCGGGTGGCGCTGGCCCGGGCGCTGGCGCCGAAGCCGCGGCTGCTGCTGCTCGACGAGCCACTGTCCGGTTTGGACGCGGGGTTGCGCGAGCAGCTGGCGATCGACCTGGCGGACCTGTTGCGGCGCAGCAAGATCACGGCGTTGCTGGTGACGCACGACCAGGAGGAGGCGTTCACGCTGGCCGACCGGGTCGCGGTGCTGGACGCGGGCGAGGTCCGCCAGGAGGGCGCGGTCCGCCGGGTGTGGCGCAACCCCGCGGACGACGATGTGGCCCGCTTCCTCGGCGTGACGACGTTCGCGGACGGTGTCGTCGCGGGCGGCGTGGCGCACACGACGCTGGGTGACGTCGCTCTGCCGGACGTCGTGGACGGGCCGGTGCGACTGGGACTGCGGCCGCACGCGCTGCGGGTGGCCGCCGAAGGCGTGCCGGGCGAAGTGGTGGCGGCCGTGCACCGGCGCGAGCACGTGCGGCTGGTGGTGAAGCTGGCGGAGTCCACTGTGGACGCGATCGCCCCGGCGGCGTCGGACCTGCGGGCGGGGGACGCGGTGAAGCTGGAGTTCGACCCGGACGGCGTCGCGCTGGTCGGTCAGCTGTCGAACTCGGACTTGCGCCGGGCCAGGTAA
- a CDS encoding ABC transporter permease, protein MTAVLEAPAARTGHDTVPLPRLLAAELRWIFRRPRTLAVLGLLALIPVIIGIGLTLVSDNAQGGGPDEGGGALLASAVNNAFVLPIAAVVMSLALLLPLASAMAGADAIAGETAHGTLRGWLIAPVGRGRLLAVKAFGVATVSVVSVLAMCVTGVVTGLIINGTDSLFTLSGTTLTLGGALARILLMAGWVVLQLWAVGAVALAISSWTEHPMLVVASVLAADIVFTILGFLTSLDWLHPFLLTKDWSMAPAEVLQDPMGTQMLGEGALRAACYIVIGLSLAYARLSTRDG, encoded by the coding sequence ATGACGGCGGTCCTCGAAGCACCGGCGGCCCGCACGGGCCACGACACGGTGCCGCTGCCGCGCCTGCTGGCCGCGGAGCTGCGCTGGATCTTCCGGCGGCCGCGCACGTTGGCCGTGCTCGGGCTACTGGCGCTGATCCCGGTGATCATCGGCATCGGCCTGACGCTGGTGAGCGACAACGCGCAGGGCGGCGGCCCGGACGAGGGCGGCGGCGCGTTGCTGGCGTCCGCGGTCAACAACGCGTTCGTCCTCCCGATCGCGGCGGTCGTGATGTCGCTGGCCCTGCTCCTGCCGCTGGCATCCGCGATGGCGGGCGCGGACGCGATCGCGGGCGAGACGGCCCACGGCACCCTGCGCGGCTGGCTGATCGCCCCGGTCGGCCGAGGCCGGTTGCTGGCGGTCAAGGCGTTCGGCGTCGCGACGGTGTCGGTGGTCTCGGTGCTGGCGATGTGCGTGACGGGCGTGGTGACCGGGCTGATCATCAACGGCACGGACTCGCTGTTCACGCTGTCCGGCACGACGCTGACCCTGGGCGGCGCGCTGGCCCGGATCCTGCTGATGGCGGGCTGGGTGGTGCTGCAGCTGTGGGCGGTCGGCGCGGTGGCGCTGGCGATCTCCAGCTGGACCGAGCACCCGATGCTGGTGGTGGCGTCGGTCCTGGCGGCCGACATCGTGTTCACGATCCTGGGGTTCCTGACGTCGCTGGACTGGCTGCACCCGTTCCTGCTGACGAAGGACTGGTCGATGGCCCCGGCGGAGGTCCTGCAGGACCCGATGGGCACGCAGATGCTGGGCGAGGGAGCCTTGCGGGCGGCGTGCTACATCGTGATCGGGCTGTCGCTGGCGTACGCCCGGCTGTCCACCCGCGACGGCTGA
- a CDS encoding ABC transporter ATP-binding protein, whose protein sequence is MTSTTVESGADVSAEASAPAVPLAARTRGLRKVYRGTVAVDHVDLDIPEGAVVGMLGPNGSGKTTTIRMLLGLVRPTEGEVELLGRKMPESAAHALPDVGALVEGPGFHPFLSGRDNLLRFAAAEPRLAAGGIPLAVDSALERVGLTVAARRRYKGYSLGMKQRLGLASALLVPRKMVVLDEPTNGLDPAGTREIRRIVAELHADGVTVLVSSHLLAEVEATCTHVAVLQAGNVVAQGELAELLESGNAALLVRTPDAEQAVEVLRENRIGARLTPDGVRADLTAAEAPRVLQVLVGAGVAVHEATRARTGLEDLFARLTEGSE, encoded by the coding sequence GTGACCAGCACGACTGTCGAGTCCGGGGCGGACGTCTCTGCGGAGGCGTCCGCCCCGGCGGTTCCCCTGGCGGCGCGCACCCGGGGACTGCGCAAGGTCTACCGCGGCACGGTCGCGGTGGACCACGTCGACCTCGACATCCCCGAGGGCGCGGTCGTGGGGATGCTCGGGCCGAACGGTTCGGGCAAGACGACCACCATCCGGATGCTGCTCGGCCTGGTCCGGCCGACCGAGGGCGAGGTCGAGCTGCTCGGGCGCAAGATGCCCGAATCCGCCGCGCACGCGCTGCCGGACGTCGGCGCGCTGGTCGAGGGGCCGGGCTTCCACCCGTTCCTGTCCGGGCGCGACAACCTGCTGCGCTTCGCCGCGGCCGAACCCCGGCTGGCCGCGGGCGGGATCCCCCTCGCGGTGGATTCGGCGCTCGAGCGCGTCGGGCTGACCGTCGCGGCGCGCCGGCGCTACAAGGGCTATTCGCTCGGCATGAAGCAGCGGCTCGGGCTCGCTTCGGCGTTGCTCGTGCCGCGGAAGATGGTCGTGCTCGACGAGCCGACCAACGGCCTCGATCCTGCGGGTACCAGGGAGATCCGCAGGATCGTCGCCGAGCTGCACGCCGACGGGGTCACCGTGCTGGTGTCGTCGCACCTGCTGGCCGAAGTGGAGGCGACGTGCACGCACGTCGCCGTGCTGCAGGCCGGCAACGTCGTCGCGCAGGGCGAGCTGGCGGAGCTGCTGGAGTCCGGGAACGCGGCCCTGCTGGTCCGCACGCCCGACGCCGAGCAGGCGGTGGAAGTGCTGCGGGAGAACCGGATCGGTGCCCGGCTCACGCCGGACGGCGTCCGCGCCGACCTCACGGCGGCGGAAGCACCGCGGGTGCTGCAGGTCCTGGTGGGCGCGGGGGTCGCGGTCCACGAGGCGACGCGGGCCCGCACCGGGTTGGAAGACCTGTTCGCACGGCTGACGGAGGGATCGGAATGA
- a CDS encoding LolA family protein — translation MKPKTKGITAAVVGTALGAGGLAFIAMPASADDKPALPQVSAEDLVQSVMTAKPGAFDGTVKVSNDLGLPSVGNALPGASALNIDSAHIFSDGAGKSRLAATQGASQETVVHDGTTVWDYSSKTNTATKVTIPADVAKQKGAGSEKLADPVAASTELLAKVRESSTVSVDGTATVADRPAYELVLTPKPGERTLLREIRVAVDSQTRMPLRVSVLSNGTSTPALEVAFSEIQFTQQPADLFTFTPPKGAKVQEKTPTVDQQHKDLAEQAKQDTKVVGDGWDTVITGKVPADALNAAPKQQAGREGRGGNADPKALLERFAKKVSGTWGSGYLVTTKVGSAVLTDDGRFAAGAVPEQVLYEALGQK, via the coding sequence ATGAAACCGAAGACGAAGGGCATCACGGCCGCGGTCGTCGGCACCGCGCTCGGTGCGGGCGGGCTCGCGTTCATCGCGATGCCGGCCAGCGCCGACGACAAGCCGGCGCTGCCGCAGGTGAGCGCGGAGGACCTGGTGCAGTCGGTCATGACGGCGAAGCCGGGCGCGTTCGACGGCACGGTCAAGGTCAGCAACGACCTGGGGCTGCCGTCGGTGGGGAACGCGCTGCCGGGGGCGTCGGCGCTGAACATCGACTCGGCGCACATCTTCAGCGACGGCGCGGGCAAGAGCCGCCTGGCCGCCACGCAGGGGGCCAGCCAGGAGACCGTGGTCCACGACGGCACGACCGTCTGGGACTACAGCTCCAAGACGAACACCGCGACGAAGGTGACGATCCCGGCCGACGTCGCCAAGCAGAAGGGCGCGGGCAGCGAGAAGCTGGCCGACCCGGTCGCGGCTTCGACCGAACTGCTCGCGAAGGTCCGCGAGAGCAGCACGGTGTCGGTCGACGGCACCGCGACGGTCGCCGACCGCCCGGCCTACGAGCTGGTCCTGACGCCGAAGCCGGGCGAGCGGACGCTGCTGCGCGAGATCCGCGTCGCGGTCGACTCGCAGACGCGGATGCCGCTGCGGGTGTCGGTGCTGAGCAACGGCACGTCGACGCCGGCGCTCGAGGTCGCGTTCAGCGAGATCCAGTTCACGCAGCAGCCGGCCGACCTCTTCACCTTCACCCCGCCGAAGGGCGCCAAGGTGCAGGAGAAGACACCGACGGTCGACCAGCAGCACAAGGACCTCGCCGAGCAGGCCAAGCAGGACACCAAGGTCGTCGGCGACGGCTGGGACACCGTCATCACGGGCAAGGTCCCGGCGGACGCGCTGAACGCGGCGCCGAAGCAGCAGGCCGGCCGTGAGGGCCGGGGCGGCAACGCCGACCCGAAGGCACTGCTCGAGCGCTTCGCCAAGAAGGTCAGCGGCACCTGGGGCAGCGGCTACCTCGTCACCACGAAGGTGGGCAGCGCGGTGCTGACCGACGACGGCCGCTTCGCCGCCGGCGCGGTGCCGGAGCAGGTCCTGTACGAAGCGCTGGGTCAGAAGTGA
- a CDS encoding response regulator transcription factor, with amino-acid sequence MMNLVKPRVLVVDDEPGVRKALQRGLRAEDMDVVTAADGPTGLQLASTGSFDVILLDIMLPGLSGYRVLERLRKDGVTTPVLLVSAKDGEVDQADGLDLGADGYLVKPFSFVVLVAQVRATLRRAGPEAGRGTLRLGALAVDRGLRQVHWNGEEVGLSPREFALLEVLVGRAGTVVTKDELLRAVWGEEQAVTRNLVEVYVGYVRRKLDAVGAGALLRTVRGHGYLASDAQLDQVITP; translated from the coding sequence ATGATGAACCTCGTGAAACCTCGGGTGCTGGTGGTCGACGACGAACCGGGCGTGCGGAAGGCACTGCAGCGCGGGCTGCGCGCGGAGGACATGGACGTGGTCACCGCCGCGGACGGCCCCACCGGGCTGCAGCTGGCGAGCACGGGGTCCTTCGACGTCATCCTGCTCGACATCATGCTGCCGGGACTGTCCGGTTATCGCGTGCTGGAGAGGTTGCGCAAGGACGGCGTCACGACGCCCGTGCTGCTCGTCTCGGCCAAGGACGGCGAGGTCGACCAGGCCGACGGCCTCGACCTCGGCGCCGACGGCTACCTCGTCAAGCCGTTCTCCTTCGTCGTGCTGGTCGCGCAGGTCCGCGCGACCCTGCGCCGCGCCGGTCCGGAGGCCGGGCGGGGGACGCTGCGCCTCGGTGCGCTGGCGGTCGACCGCGGGCTGCGGCAGGTGCACTGGAACGGCGAGGAGGTCGGGCTGAGCCCGCGCGAGTTCGCGCTGCTCGAGGTGCTCGTCGGCCGCGCCGGGACGGTCGTCACCAAGGACGAGCTGCTGCGCGCGGTCTGGGGCGAGGAGCAGGCCGTGACGCGCAACCTCGTCGAGGTGTACGTCGGATACGTACGACGTAAGTTGGACGCGGTCGGCGCCGGCGCGCTGCTGCGGACCGTGCGCGGGCACGGCTACCTCGCGTCCGACGCGCAGCTCGACCAGGTCATCACCCCGTGA
- a CDS encoding sensor histidine kinase: MISWWRGRSLQVRITLLAAMITLACLLGLAALAASNLSPLLIGSVDRELSAALGPASAEVSAGRPLSGAAPVTLRVLDTAGAPVDGGTPTGLTLYDISTLKAGQPVQRDGARYLGTVVSAPDGSQRLVVAGAGLVGFSAAVHYGGVWLVVVASIGALVAGLATWLVVRLSLRPVARMRGSVRALPPGARLALPDSHDELRALAEEFNALLERQEQASDRLRRFTGDAAHELRSPVASIRVQAEVAVTNPDPELSQETLSDILTEAERLSSLLDGLLSLARSDAGEVPPAEPVELVSEVRAAVARLPAGAPETRVSNAVAQAWASSAHAEVELVLDNLLRNACRYARGEIVVSVLASRSSVRVVVDDDGPGIPPEHREKVFDRFYRIADDRARSSGGTGLGLAMVAETVRRRGGRVQVGESPDGGARFVVVWRAAAGEDGGSRG, encoded by the coding sequence GTGATCTCGTGGTGGCGGGGCCGGTCCCTGCAGGTCAGGATCACCTTGCTGGCCGCGATGATCACCTTGGCCTGCCTGCTCGGGCTGGCCGCGCTCGCCGCGTCGAACCTCTCGCCGCTGCTCATCGGCTCGGTCGACCGCGAGCTGTCGGCCGCTCTCGGGCCCGCGAGCGCCGAAGTGAGCGCCGGGCGCCCGCTCTCCGGCGCGGCGCCGGTGACGCTGCGGGTGCTGGACACCGCGGGCGCGCCGGTGGACGGCGGCACCCCGACCGGCCTTACGTTGTACGACATCTCGACGCTCAAGGCCGGGCAGCCGGTCCAGCGCGACGGCGCGCGGTACCTCGGCACGGTCGTGAGCGCGCCCGACGGGTCGCAACGGCTGGTCGTGGCGGGCGCGGGCCTGGTCGGGTTCTCCGCGGCGGTGCACTACGGCGGCGTCTGGCTGGTGGTCGTCGCCTCGATCGGGGCGCTGGTGGCGGGGCTCGCGACGTGGCTGGTGGTGCGGCTGTCGCTGCGCCCGGTGGCGCGGATGCGGGGTTCGGTGCGCGCGTTGCCGCCGGGAGCGCGGCTGGCGCTGCCGGACTCCCACGACGAGCTGCGCGCGCTGGCGGAGGAGTTCAACGCGCTGCTGGAGCGGCAGGAGCAGGCCAGTGACCGGCTCCGGCGGTTCACCGGCGACGCGGCGCACGAGCTGCGGTCGCCGGTCGCCTCGATCCGGGTGCAGGCCGAGGTGGCGGTGACGAACCCGGATCCGGAGCTGTCCCAGGAGACGCTGTCGGACATCTTGACTGAGGCCGAGCGGCTGTCGTCGCTGCTGGACGGGCTGTTGTCGCTGGCCAGGTCGGACGCGGGGGAGGTGCCGCCCGCGGAGCCGGTCGAGCTGGTGAGCGAGGTCCGCGCGGCGGTCGCGCGGCTGCCGGCGGGGGCGCCGGAGACGCGGGTGAGCAATGCGGTCGCGCAGGCGTGGGCGTCGTCCGCGCACGCCGAGGTGGAGCTGGTGCTGGACAACCTGCTGCGCAACGCGTGCCGCTACGCGCGCGGCGAGATCGTGGTGTCGGTGCTGGCGTCGAGGTCGTCGGTCCGGGTGGTGGTCGACGACGACGGCCCGGGCATCCCGCCGGAGCACCGCGAGAAGGTGTTCGACCGCTTCTACCGGATCGCGGACGACCGGGCCCGGTCGTCCGGTGGGACGGGGCTGGGGCTGGCGATGGTGGCGGAGACGGTCCGGCGGCGCGGCGGCCGGGTGCAGGTGGGGGAGTCTCCGGACGGCGGGGCGCGGTTCGTCGTCGTCTGGCGCGCGGCCGCGGGTGAGGACGGCGGTTCACGCGGCTGA
- a CDS encoding NUDIX domain-containing protein, protein MNGVIVGAALVRDGKLLAQQRAWPPKHAGQWELPGGRVEEGESEAFALARECSEELDVVIEVGARVGEDVPLPGEKVLRIYAATLVSPGEEPRAVEHRAVRWLGLDDLDGLDWLPADRILLPALRALLS, encoded by the coding sequence GTGAACGGTGTGATCGTGGGTGCCGCCCTGGTGCGGGACGGGAAGCTGCTCGCCCAGCAGCGGGCCTGGCCGCCGAAGCACGCGGGGCAGTGGGAACTGCCCGGTGGCCGGGTCGAGGAAGGCGAGTCCGAGGCCTTCGCGCTGGCCCGCGAGTGCAGCGAGGAGCTGGACGTCGTCATCGAGGTGGGCGCGCGCGTCGGGGAGGACGTGCCGCTGCCCGGTGAGAAGGTCCTCCGCATCTACGCCGCGACGCTCGTTTCGCCCGGCGAAGAGCCGCGCGCCGTCGAGCACCGAGCCGTGCGCTGGCTCGGGCTCGACGACCTCGACGGCCTCGACTGGCTGCCCGCCGACCGGATCCTGCTCCCGGCCCTGCGCGCGCTGCTCAGTTAG
- the trpS gene encoding tryptophan--tRNA ligase, translated as MSKLSGITPSGHVHLGNYLGAVRRWAREGGVDDLYFVADLHGMTTPHNPAKLRSLASEQLAVLIAAGIDPERVFVQSDLARELGALTWVLECTCNYGEAARMIQFKEKSKGQAGVRLSLLTYPALMAADILLQGADEVPVGEDQRQHVELTRTLAKRFNGTYGDVFTVPRAVLPPAGARVKDLADPARKMSKSTRDAVGVVFALDEPDQIRRKIRRAVTDGETVPAHDPETRPGMANLLEILAACRGGAPTDLAAEFSSYGAVKDAVADAVIEELRPLRERALTLLDDVAELDRVRKAGAERARERGSHRLDAALRMIGAN; from the coding sequence ATGAGCAAGCTCTCCGGCATCACGCCCTCCGGTCACGTCCACCTGGGCAACTACCTCGGCGCCGTGCGCCGCTGGGCTCGCGAGGGCGGCGTGGACGACCTGTACTTCGTCGCCGACCTGCACGGCATGACGACCCCGCACAACCCGGCGAAACTCCGATCCTTGGCGAGCGAGCAGCTCGCCGTGCTGATCGCCGCCGGCATCGACCCGGAGCGGGTGTTCGTCCAGTCCGACCTGGCCCGCGAGCTGGGTGCGCTGACCTGGGTCCTGGAGTGCACCTGCAACTACGGCGAGGCCGCGCGGATGATCCAGTTCAAGGAGAAGTCCAAGGGCCAGGCCGGCGTGCGGCTGTCGCTGCTGACCTACCCGGCGCTGATGGCCGCGGACATCCTGCTGCAGGGCGCGGACGAGGTGCCGGTCGGCGAGGACCAGCGCCAGCACGTCGAGCTGACGCGGACGCTGGCCAAGCGGTTCAACGGCACCTACGGTGACGTGTTCACCGTCCCCCGGGCGGTGCTCCCGCCCGCGGGGGCGCGCGTCAAGGACCTGGCCGACCCGGCGCGCAAGATGTCCAAGTCGACCCGGGACGCGGTGGGTGTGGTGTTCGCGCTCGACGAGCCCGACCAGATCCGCCGCAAGATCCGCCGCGCGGTCACCGACGGCGAAACGGTCCCGGCGCACGACCCGGAGACCCGGCCGGGAATGGCGAACCTGCTGGAGATCCTGGCCGCGTGCCGGGGTGGCGCGCCGACCGACCTGGCGGCGGAGTTCTCGTCGTACGGAGCGGTGAAGGACGCCGTCGCGGACGCCGTGATCGAGGAGCTGCGGCCCCTGCGTGAACGAGCGTTAACGCTGCTCGACGACGTCGCGGAGCTGGACCGGGTCCGCAAGGCGGGCGCGGAGCGGGCCCGGGAGCGCGGCTCGCACCGGCTCGACGCGGCGCTGCGGATGATCGGCGCTAACTGA
- a CDS encoding YciI family protein produces the protein MYVVLLNYTAPIEDIDLALPDHAEWLNRQYEHGHFLASGRRNPRIGGVIITRPLNRGKLDAILASDPFCVRHLAQYEVIEFSPTKTAPELRLLNEAITH, from the coding sequence ATGTATGTCGTCCTGCTGAACTACACGGCTCCCATCGAGGACATCGACCTGGCGCTCCCGGACCACGCCGAGTGGCTGAACAGGCAGTACGAGCACGGCCACTTCCTGGCGTCCGGGCGGCGGAACCCGCGCATCGGCGGCGTCATCATCACGCGCCCGCTGAACCGCGGGAAGCTCGACGCCATCCTGGCGTCCGACCCCTTCTGCGTGCGGCACCTCGCCCAGTACGAGGTCATCGAGTTCTCGCCGACCAAGACCGCTCCGGAGCTGCGCTTGCTCAACGAAGCGATCACGCACTAG